The sequence ACCTGTATTCTTTGGTTCCGCCCTTACAAACTTTGGTGTTGAGCCATTCCTTATGGACTTCTTAAAGCTTACATCTGCACCTCTTCCAAGAAAATCAACTGAAGGAGAAGTTGATGTATTCAAAGAAGAATTCTCTGCCTTTGTATTTAAGATTCAAGCTAACATGAATAAGGCTCATAGAGACAGAATTGCATTCATGAGAATTTGCTCAGGTAAATTTGAAAAAGGTATGGAAGTTAACCACATTCAAGGTGGCAAGAAACTAAAACTTGCTCAGCCTCAACAATTCTTAGCTCAAGACAGAGAAATTGTTGAAGAAGCTTACGCAGGAGATATTATTGGTGTTTTTGATCCAGGTATATTCAGTATTGGAGATACTTTATGTAAAAGTAACGCTAAATTTAGGTTTGAAGGAATCCCAAGTTTCGCACCAGAACATTTTGCAAGAGTAAAACCAATAGACTCTATGAAGAGAAAACAATTCGTAAAAGGTGTTTCTGAAATAGCTCAAGAAGGTGCTATCCAAGTCTTTAAAGAATTAAGAGTTGGAATGGAAGAAATCATCGTTGGTGTTGTTGGTGTTCTTCAATTTGAAGTTTTAGAATATAGACTTAAGAATGAATACAACGTAGATATTAAGATGGATCGACTTGCTTACAGATACGTTAGATGGATCGAAAATGATCCTATAGATGTAGATTCATTAAACTTAACTTCTGATACTAAGAAAGTTACAGACTTTAAAGAAAGAAACCTATTAATTTTCCAAAATGATTGGGGAATTAGTTGGGCCTTAGATCATAATAAGGGGTTAATCCTTTCTGATGTAGGTAAAGGAATGTAATTTAGTAAGCTTGACTTATGAATTAATTTATATTCATAACTTCTTGCTTAAAAATTGTTATGTTACGAATGCTAGCTAAAAAATGCATTTATAAAAAATTATTATATAGTAAAAAAGGTGGAGTTACCTCCACCTTTTTTGTATCTAAATAACTTTATAAATATATAGATACCTATTACTTAGAAGTTGTCATATAAGGTGTTATGTATAATTACAAATGTGTGTAGAACTATTCCACTTAAATGTTGGTAGAATTCTGTCGTTTTTTGGTAACTTGTCCATTGAAACGCAGAAAGCTTGGTCACCAACATTTTGATGGAATAGTCCTATATGGGTTATAATCTTATACTATATCACCATAAATATAAAACTAACCTTGAAAAACTTTTATAAATTTCGGAGAACAATGTATTTTGTAAT comes from Clostridium sp. TW13 and encodes:
- a CDS encoding peptide chain release factor 3, translating into MSDLISEINKRRTFAIISHPDAGKTTLTEKLLLYGGAIRLAGSVKARKASKHAVSDWMEIEKQRGISVTSSVMQFNYDGYCINILDTPGHQDFSEDTYRTLMAADSAVMVIDAAKGVEDQTRKLFHVCALRGIPIFTFINKMDREAQDPFQLMEDIENELGIKCYPMNWPIGSGKEFKGVYERDTNKIQAFSGGNHGQNEVTSVTGDVSDPVFADLLGAPLHDKLMEDIELLDIAGDDFDMEKVRHGELSPVFFGSALTNFGVEPFLMDFLKLTSAPLPRKSTEGEVDVFKEEFSAFVFKIQANMNKAHRDRIAFMRICSGKFEKGMEVNHIQGGKKLKLAQPQQFLAQDREIVEEAYAGDIIGVFDPGIFSIGDTLCKSNAKFRFEGIPSFAPEHFARVKPIDSMKRKQFVKGVSEIAQEGAIQVFKELRVGMEEIIVGVVGVLQFEVLEYRLKNEYNVDIKMDRLAYRYVRWIENDPIDVDSLNLTSDTKKVTDFKERNLLIFQNDWGISWALDHNKGLILSDVGKGM